The segment CCCCCCCGGACTGATTACCGCCGGCAGGAGTATCATTCCCCGTACCATTACTGCTATGATTGTTATCTTCAGGATTATCTTGATTTTCAAAGACTACTTCAAAGTTTGTTTGTACATCTGTTGATGGATTATATTTATTATCTCCATTGAATGTAGCCGTGACACTTTTTATTCCTTCACTATCCGTTTTGTAATCATATTGATATGATCCATCTTCCCTGGTGGATATGTCATGAGTCATGCCATCTATTTCCAAGTTGATATGAGCCGACATTACCGGATTTGATAGTTCATCTGTTAATGTTCCTGATATCGTTGTTTGAGCAGTTGTCTGAGAGTAGCTAACCGGCGTATGAACTACGGTAAGTGTTGTGTTGTATTTGCTTACATTGAACGTGCCTTCTATTGTGGAGTCATTATAGAATTCATCATCATGTAAGTCTATCAATACATCATGTAAGCCCGCTATGATTGGTTCATACATGTAAGTGTAATATCCATTTTCATCTGTTTTGGTAGAGAATATCTCCCCATTAACCAATAGGTCTAGTTGAAGGTTAGAAATTGCCTTATTGTTTTCATCAGTTGCCATACCGGTTATTTCTTCGCTTTCATTGATTTTTATTGGTTTTGTTGTTAGTGTTATGTTTGTTTGATGTTTAAAGACGTGGAAGTTAGCTGTTGAATTTGAAGTATTGTATTGCGTCGTTGAATCATATGTGGCTGTGATGTTATTTAATCCTGGACTTGTTGATTGATAATATATCACCGCACATCCTTCGCCGTTGGTCTTTGTAGTATCTGTTTGATTGTTGATTATAACCGTTACAAATTGATTAGACAGCTTGTTTGAATTTTCATCAAGCAACGTTATTGTTATTGTAGCGTTTTGACCTACGGTAACATTTGTTGAATTGATGTCTATTTCAGTATTTAATGCACGTACAGTGAATGTTAGATTCTTACTGCCCTCATAGTAGTAATAACTTTCAGGAAGTGTAACTGTAACATTGTTAGTTCCTACACTTTCCACTTTGTATGTAAGCAGATATTCTGCATTTTCATCACTTGCTACTTCAAATCTTTGATTATCCAATTCTATAATAAATGGATAGTTGTTTAATTTATTTCCTTTTTCATCTTCAAGACTTACTTTTATTGTGACGTTTGAGAATACTGCTACATCATCATCCAATACACTTGCATTTATAACTACGGGCATTTTTTCAACTGTTATTGTAGTTGAATTTGCCGAATAAGTGTAGTTTTCATTATCCTTTGTATAAGCGGTTATATTATATCTTCCTGCAGGTATTTGTGTAAATATCAAGTGATATGAATTTTCATCACGCATTACGTCATATGCGAATAATTCATCATCCACATCTTCACTTGTTATGTTAAATAGGATGATATCTGAAGCGTAATCATAATTATCGGCAGATAACTGTGCTATCATTTCCACCGAATCAACTATCTTGAAGTCTCTTATACCGGATAATGTTTTATCATCAAGTAATATGCTTGTTTTGATTTTTTCTGTTATGAATGTTGAATTAACAATATTTGACTGCAGATATTTGTCACTTGGACTGGTATATACACTCACGTGGTGTTGACCAACAGTTGATTCATAAGTATAACTGTAATTTGTCTGATTGGAAACTGTTAATGAATGATTTTTGGCATCAATGATAAGGTTGACTTCAAGAGTATCATTACCTGATATGTTCAATAATTTTCCTCCAATTACAGTGGGACTGCCCAGTGTAACTGATTTGATTTCATCGAGTGTAATTACCGGAGTTCTTTTGAGCACTTCAATATTTAATGTATTGTTGGATGACTTAACAGTATTGTTTCCGGCATACCTGAAGTTTATGGTATGCTTACCGGCAATTGCAGTGAAGTTTGTAATACTTACCATTCCATTTTGATTCGTTTTAACCCCATAGTTATTTGAAGCGTAACGAACATTTATTGTTGCATCAGGGATTGCCTTTTTAGTTTCCAAATCCCTTAAGGTCAGGTTAATTATTACATTATCCCCTACATATATGTCCTCTTCGAAGTCTTCGGAATTATCTATAATCAGTTCACTCTCATGTGCCTTGACAATATAGTTCCATGACTTGCTTGTTGCATTGAAGTATTCATTACCTTCAAATATCAGGGATATCCTATTTGTTCCCATGACTTTAGGCATGTAGTTATATGATATTATACCGTTTTTTACAGGAATGTTGATTATCTCGTCATTTACGTTAAGTTTGACATTTACATTATCCTCAAAATCTTCAAAACCCATAATTGGATTATCATATTGAAGTTTTGAATCAATTACAATATCTTCATCCACATATCCACTTGTCTTTTCATTCAAGTTGATTATCTGTGTATTGAAGCGATGATAAGTAAATGATACGCTTCCCTGACCATAAAATGGATTGACACTTGTATCAGTAACTACTGCTTTGATAGTATGTATTCCTTCAGTTGTAGGTGTGTAATTGAAAGTGTTTGTTCCATTTCCTTTAATTACAAAGGAATAATTATCATCGATAGTTATATTAATGTTTCCCTTATAATCCTTATCGCCATGTGTACCGGGAGTATACTTTGCAGTAAACATCACATTCAATGGGCGATCAAAGGGATATTTCTCCTCACCCTCCTCAGGATCAAAAAAGAATATTAAAACTTCTTTATCACCCTGTGGATCATAACTAGGATAACGGGAATCTGATTTGATTTGCTTTGTTGTCTTTGTATAATTACTGTGATTAATTGCGTCATTGTTTATTGTGTTAGTATTGCTAGATTGATTTACCTTTGAATCCATACCTACATTTTTTTCCATAGGTATGGAAGTAGAAACATTTGCATCATTATCATCAGTTGTGTCGTTTGTAGCCGATGCAGACATGACCATCACCAATGATATGAATAATGCGATTAATAAAAACATTTTTTTAACATTTTTATTTTTCATTCTACCATTTGTTCGTGTTTTTTTCTTAATTAATGCAATAGGGATTACTTCATGAAAAAATGAAGTTTTCCAAATATGATTAATTAATGATAATTATTTTATAAGTTATTAGTATTAAACTTTTAAATATTAATGAATCAAATGAAAAAATAGTTTAGTTAAAAGATTAATAAAAAGAATTTGAAAAGGAAGGATTAATCAACCCTCAACCATAATCAACTTACCTGAATCAGGGTCACGATAAACACTGCCCACCTTACTATATCCAGAACCTGTTTGTTCGGCTTGCTGGATAGTGTTAGGAACTTCTTTTCCTTGAGAAACGTTTATGGCATCCTGTAATGGCATTGAAGAATTTTGACTATCGGGGTTATAGCTGATCTGATCAATGCCGACGGATGTTATTGCAAGAATCAGAAAACCGACGGCCAATACCAGCATGATATCAACCATGTTTACAATACTGGTCATTGGATCAGCATCTTCTCCATCAGAAAAACTTGGTTTACCACTCTTTTTTATCATAATTTCTTCTCCGCGATTGCCTCTGCTATAACATAAACAGTAGCCATATCCTCATCATACCATGACCTGCGAATTTTACCCATTATGTATGCAATCAGTGATGAGGCCAGACCCACCGTCGTAGTGTTAAAAGCTATAATCAACTGAGCAGACAATGTTGCAATATCACCGCTACCGAGTGATGCAAGTCCCGGACCCAGAGGAATTAAAGTTCCCAATAGACCACATCCAGAACCTATCCTTGAAATGATATCGGTTCTTGCCAGAGTACGACCCAATGCAAACTCCTCTGAGTCAATAGCCTTACGTGAGTATGCCTCCATTGTATTGTCACTGAATCTATGACCGCTTAAAACCTTAAGCAGTACATCAATATACTCCTTATTTAAGTTTGAGCCTCTTATAACCTCTTCAATTTGATTAGTAGTTTCTGCATTGGAAATAGCATCCACGATTTTATCTAACTGTTCATCAGTAAGCTTATTTCTTTTTGAATATTCCGCAATGAGAATCCCTATTTCAACCAAAGTCCATATGACTATTATTACAAGAACAATAAGTACCGGTATTAGTAAACTGGTAGCAATGGTATTGATAAAATTCGTCAGTATTTCACCAGTAAAAAATGCCAAGTATAATCTCCTCCATTAAAAATTTCTTAAGATAATCACCCATAGAACTAAAGTATACAATAAATATTGAATAACTTTAATCTTTTACTTATATTTCCTATTTTTGAATATTTTTAGTATATATACTTATTGACAAATGTATTTTTGAAATTTTAAAGACTGAAATGATATTCATAATGGATAAACAATACGTTGATTGTGAATAATAAGTAATTTATCACCCAAGAGGGATTATACAATAGTTCAGCAAAATCATTACCAATTATCTGCTAGCACCATACCCGATAAGAAAAAAAATATTTAAAAAAAAGTATAATGTTAAATAAACTGGTTTTTTGAATAATGAAGACTATTTTCCTGCAACGATGACAAGAAGATAATCCTCTTTCCGATTAAATACGTCTACTTTTTTAAAACCTACATCTTTGAGTATTTTTACGAGTTCATCTTTCGAATAGACCCTGACATCATCAAGTATATCAATCCACTTTTGATCATTTGGATTGTTGCCGTCTGTATCGCAGGCTATTAGAAAACGGCCGTCATCATTCAATATCCTGTAAACCTCACCGAAAGCCTTATTCAAATTTTTCCAGAAGTAAATTGTTTCAAATGCGGATGCCAAGTCATATATCCCATCATCCAATGGAATATCAAGTACGTTAGCCTCATATACATGGCAACGTCCGCTGTCAACGGCTTCCTGATTACGCTTGATGGACTCGGATACCGACAGTTGTGAATAGTCCAATCCGTCAACAATTCCCTTCGGACATCTTTTTAGGAATTTTTCAATGTTTACTCCACCGCCACATCCTATATCAATAACCTTGGAATCCTCAGCCAATTCAATGGATTCCATAGCATAATTAGATATGACTTCATGATGACTATTCATGTCACCGATTATTTCCAGCCCATATTCTCCATGGGGTTTTTGACATTGCTCCAATCTTTCTTTCATCATTTTAATAAACTCCTCCCGTTAATTAATCCAATTATAAATATTTTTTAATCTTAGGCCATGACAATGATACTGCTACAGATAATACACATCCGACAAATATTGCCGGAGGATAGAACAGATAACCTATGACAAATCCCACTACCTGCAATAAAAATCCTATTATTGTAATCTTTTTCCTATCCTTTAAAGCCAACCTTAAAGCTATATTGGCCTTGTCGAATCTGATTAATAATAAATCTGCCACGTAAAAGTTTATGTTTGTTAACAGAAATACCAATCCAAACATTGCCTGAGCAGTAAAGGAATAGAAATCTGTTGAAATCATCGTCGTTACATGAGGAAGCAGACCCACTATCATAATAGCAATTGAACCAGTCCATGTGATTGAACTGTTTAACTTATTTACTATGCTAAATAGATTGTGATGATAATTCCATACATTAAAGCATATGACAAAACTTAGTGCATATGATAAAAACTGTGGACTCAACTCCAGTAGTGAAGACAAGGTAGTAGTCTCGGGTAGCGGTATTTCCATAACAATAATTGTTATGATAATTGCCAGAATTGCATCTATCAATGCCTCAAAACGTTCAGTTTCCATCATCATCACCCAATACGTATGTTTTTTGAATATATGGTATAGTGTTCCAGGTAATTACCGTAAGTAAACAGAGAATCATCATACAAATAGGATAACCCATCAGCGATACCACACAGCCTATTAGGAATATCGCACAATTTAACAATAAAACCTCTTTATAGCTGATACCGTTTATCTCATGATTATGCACATCATGCTTTATGGCTACCTTGGTAGATAACACGAACAATACGTTGACCAAAACGAATATCAAACCATACATTAACTCGGGCAACAAATCATAAGGGTTATGTGCCACCCATGCCGTAAAGTATGGAACCAATGTAACAATGAAAATCAATACAGAATACATCCAGATAACATTATTGTTAATATCCTCAAGAAAATTGAATAACTTCCGATGATGGTCCCATATGCTAAAGAGTATTATGAAACTTAGAAAATATGCAAAAAACATTACATGCAGATCCCATATCCCCCTCATGGTCATAGTTGTCGGTTGGGGAATCTTAAGTACCATAACAGTCATCATGATTGCAAGAATTGCATCAATAAATGTTTCAAAACGACCAGAATCCATTATAAACCTCCATAAATAATTATTGTCACATTATGAAAATAAACAATAATCAAAATAATAATAACAAACAATATGATTTAATAATAATTTTGAGATTATTCCTATTTAAATTAGTAACATGAATACAAAATAGTGATAAACAGTGAAGAATTTAACCAAAAGATACCATGCTGAGAGAAAACACCGATCAAATCCTGCTGAGGCTTTTTATAATGATTAACCAAGAAACACTTTTAAAAACGCTTGAACAAAAGAATATAGTATAATGATACATAATTAGAGTTCAACAATAGCTATTATCAATCACGTCAGTCTTAAAATTGTTTTTAGATGATTATAAGCAATAACTGTAAGGCAATGCTTATGATTGAATTACTGCCAGGTTGATATATTTTTAAGCAGATTTAAGTAAATATTATTGAATTAAAAAAGATATATAATATACATATAATAAATTATTCAATCAGTACAAGATGTAATGTATTAAGGAATGTATAACTATGGAACATCATAAAAATTCGGAAGAGAAGTCAGGAATTACAACCGGAAGCTGTGCCACTGCGGCAAGTGTTGCGGCATTGCTGACAATACTCGACAAGTCACCTGCTGTAGTTAACATAATTGCACCGAATAGCCAGTTAACTGCAGAAATATATGATACGAAGAAGCTTTCAGATACACAGGCAGAAGCTATCGTTGAAAAGCCAACATATAACGATCCGGATGTTACCCGTGGAATTAAAATTGTATCACAGGTTTGTTTGACGGATAATATAGGAGAAGTTGAAATAACGGCGGGTGAAGGTGTTGGAGTTGTTACAAAACCGGGTCTTCAAATACCTGTGGGTGAATATGCCATCAATCCCGTTCCAAGAAAGATGATTAAGGAAAATATTAAAAGGTTCTTACCTGATAACAAGGGTGCGATTGTTAAAATCATAATTCCGGAGGGCAAAGAGATAGCACCAAAAACTATGAACAGCCGTTTAGGAATAATTGATGGAATATCCATACTTGGAACTACCGGTATAGCCAGACCAATGTCCAATAAGGCATATACAGATTCACTCAGAGTACAGTTGGATGTGGCAAGTGCCAATGGATATGAGGAGCTGTTATTTGTACCCGGCAATATCGGTACAAGAATTGCCAATGAAAGACTCGTTATAGATGAGGATGCCATAATCGAGATGAGTAACTTTGTAGGTTATATGCTTGATGAGGCAGACAAGATGGACGCGTTTAAATCAATAACAATCTTTGGTCATGCGGGCAAACTAATTAAGATTGCCGCAGGAATATTCAATACCAAGCAGAGTGTGGCCGATGCCAGACGTGAGATTATGACTGCCTACAGCGGATTATGCGGTGCAGATACAAATACCCTGCAGAGGATATTTGATTGTATCACCACGGAGGACGTCATTAAGATATTGGATGAAAACAATCTTACCACCGATGTATTCGAGTTGATTGGTGATAAGATAGAAGAGTTATGTGAGCTTAAGTACAACATCAAGTTTCATGCCATTATCGTGAAGATGAATGGCGAAATATTAAATCCATCCAAAACAGATACAATCCCATTTGAATGGAAATAATCCCATTAAAATAATTGAACGGTTAAATTATAAAGAAAACTCAAAGAGAAGTGTTTTACCATGAATATTTGTATTGTTGGTCAGTATCCCCCACAATTAGGTGGCATATCCACATACACATCCAACGTTAAAAATCAACTTGAAAGACTGGGCCATAATGTATATGTACTAACATATCCCAGCAATGCTACCAGAGAGGATAATGTATTTGAAGCCAGTACCGTTAATGTTCCAGTACTTCGTGGCTTGAGCTTTATAATTTCAAGTTACAGATTACTCATGAGGATTGTTGAAAAATATGATATTGACTTGATACATGCAAACTATATCCTTCCACCGGCACTGGTGGCGGTATTGACAAAAAGAAAGAAAGGCATAAGAATTGTTACAAGTGTCCATGGATCTGACATAAATATACTAGCCAATAACATCCTGCTTAAAGGGATAATAAAATACACATTAAAAAAGAGTGATGATATATATTTCGTTAGCAAAGAATTATACAATAAAGCGTTGAAATTGAATATCGAGGGCCTGGAGGAAAAATCAAGCATAACACCAAACACAGTTGATATAGAAAAGTTCAATGAAGACACGTCCGGCAAAAGTCCACTTAAACAAGAGTATAAAAAGCCGCTGGTGATATTCATAGGAAATCTTGTAAAACAGAAGGGATTGGAATACCTGCTTGAAGCAAAGGCCATCTCCAAAACAGATTATGTACTGTTAATCTATGGGGATGGAGCTGAACATGACAACCTTAAGGACATTATAGAAAAAAATAACATTAAAGACACTTATCTGATGGGAAAAACATATAACCCCGAAAAGATAATACCACAGGCCGATGTGATGGTACTGCCATCAGTATCAGAGGGGGCAAGCATAGTGGCACTTGAATCCATGGCCTGTAAAAAGGCATTCATATCAACAGATACCGGAAATATAAAAGATGTGATTACAAATAATGAAAATGGAATAATAGTAGCACCAAGAGACAGTAAAGCATTATCACATGAAATTGACAGACTCATAATTGATGAGAAATTAAGAGAAAAATTAGCAGACAACGCTAGAAAAACCATAATTGATAAATATTCAAAAATAAACATCCCATACCTGGAAAGGGAATAATGAAAAGAGGATATCCATAACAATAATTAAAAAAAATAGAGCATATAGGGGGAAAAGCCATGGCCAATATAGATTCGAATATTGAAGAGATAATGAATAAAGCATACCCGTTTATCGAAGAATATAATCCTGCACAGCAAGCCGTGATAGACTCAGGATACCTGGAAAACAATGACAATTATATAATATCCATACCTACAGCCAGCGGTAAGACTGTACTGGGAGTGCTTGCAATGCTCAAGGTACTTCTTCAAGGGGGAAAGGTGGTATATGCAGTGCCGCTTATTTCACTGCAAAACGAGAAATACAAGGAATTCAAGGTATTCGAACAATTCGGATATAAGGTGGGAAAGCACCCTCGAAACAGTGACATATCCGTAATGGTATTTGAATCATTTGATGCACTTACAAGATTTTCCATGAACGTCCTGCATGAGTTGGACCTGCTTATCATAGATGAGTTTCACATGATAGGCGAATACAGCCGTGGACCTACAATAGAATGTGCAATAACCAGGATAAAGGAAAACAACAAGTCCATCAGAATCATAGCATTATCAGCCACACTCCAGAACATGGATGAGATGGCCCATTGGCTTGAAGCCGAAGTGGTAACACATGACTATAGACCGGTACCGCTACACAAGGAAGTGCTATGTGCAGAGGAATTCGGTACAAAGGACAAGAACAACATAATATACAAGCTATTGAATGATAGCTTAGATGATTCCTCACAGATGCTGGTATTTGTATCAACAAGGCGATTTACAGAATCATTGGCCGCCAACATGGCAGATAAGATTTCAAGATACATACCCGACAGTCAAAGGGAGATATTTAACAACATTGCCGAGGAAATACTTGAAGTTCCACGAAAAAGTAACTCCCAACCGACGGAGGTATGTAAGAAGCTGGCCGAATGCATGAGATGCGGAGTGGCCTTCCATCATGCAGGGCTGTTTGACAGACAAAAGGAGATAATAGAGGATGAATTTATAAATGGAAATCTTCTTATGATAACGGCAACGCCCAGTTTAATGTATGGGGTAAACCTTCCATCAAAAAGGGTTGTTATACGTGACTACAACCGCTGGACAGATCAGGGACAAACCACCATTCCAGTATTTGACTATGAACAGATGTCCGGTAGAGCAGGCAGACCCGGATTTGATACGGAAGGATATTCATACCTTCTTGCAAAGACATATGATGAGGCATTTGACCTTGATGATCATTATGTTCATGGAGAAATTGAGGTAACAAATTCAA is part of the Methanosphaera sp. BMS genome and harbors:
- a CDS encoding TMEM175 family protein; this encodes MDSGRFETFIDAILAIMMTVMVLKIPQPTTMTMRGIWDLHVMFFAYFLSFIILFSIWDHHRKLFNFLEDINNNVIWMYSVLIFIVTLVPYFTAWVAHNPYDLLPELMYGLIFVLVNVLFVLSTKVAIKHDVHNHEINGISYKEVLLLNCAIFLIGCVVSLMGYPICMMILCLLTVITWNTIPYIQKTYVLGDDDGN
- a CDS encoding DEAD/DEAH box helicase — translated: MANIDSNIEEIMNKAYPFIEEYNPAQQAVIDSGYLENNDNYIISIPTASGKTVLGVLAMLKVLLQGGKVVYAVPLISLQNEKYKEFKVFEQFGYKVGKHPRNSDISVMVFESFDALTRFSMNVLHELDLLIIDEFHMIGEYSRGPTIECAITRIKENNKSIRIIALSATLQNMDEMAHWLEAEVVTHDYRPVPLHKEVLCAEEFGTKDKNNIIYKLLNDSLDDSSQMLVFVSTRRFTESLAANMADKISRYIPDSQREIFNNIAEEILEVPRKSNSQPTEVCKKLAECMRCGVAFHHAGLFDRQKEIIEDEFINGNLLMITATPSLMYGVNLPSKRVVIRDYNRWTDQGQTTIPVFDYEQMSGRAGRPGFDTEGYSYLLAKTYDEAFDLDDHYVHGEIEVTNSKLIDNEDAVLKQIITQISTGFAKDLDDLIEFFNKTFYGFQIAHTYSTMSFGFSDESIKYEISSALEYLIQNQIIRVSPSGLQTTPLGTLISKNNYAVKTAVKLKDYSTMHTNTFNPAEIIYEISKTKDMPQINTKFKANKDNIREVLSNKGVFVSFVQNNESTAASLLEWINERKEFEIENYLKVYAASTRRASYEAANLVKYYQDICNVLGNYKYLTEIDKLSSRLYYGVKEDILPLVIGIKRLGRQRARLVTNVFGKNLAYVDINELTKIDGIGPKTAEKIIEFYEHNKEIM
- a CDS encoding DUF2149 domain-containing protein; its protein translation is MIKKSGKPSFSDGEDADPMTSIVNMVDIMLVLAVGFLILAITSVGIDQISYNPDSQNSSMPLQDAINVSQGKEVPNTIQQAEQTGSGYSKVGSVYRDPDSGKLIMVEG
- a CDS encoding glycosyltransferase family 4 protein — encoded protein: MNICIVGQYPPQLGGISTYTSNVKNQLERLGHNVYVLTYPSNATREDNVFEASTVNVPVLRGLSFIISSYRLLMRIVEKYDIDLIHANYILPPALVAVLTKRKKGIRIVTSVHGSDINILANNILLKGIIKYTLKKSDDIYFVSKELYNKALKLNIEGLEEKSSITPNTVDIEKFNEDTSGKSPLKQEYKKPLVIFIGNLVKQKGLEYLLEAKAISKTDYVLLIYGDGAEHDNLKDIIEKNNIKDTYLMGKTYNPEKIIPQADVMVLPSVSEGASIVALESMACKKAFISTDTGNIKDVITNNENGIIVAPRDSKALSHEIDRLIIDEKLREKLADNARKTIIDKYSKINIPYLERE
- a CDS encoding TMEM175 family protein; the protein is METERFEALIDAILAIIITIIVMEIPLPETTTLSSLLELSPQFLSYALSFVICFNVWNYHHNLFSIVNKLNSSITWTGSIAIMIVGLLPHVTTMISTDFYSFTAQAMFGLVFLLTNINFYVADLLLIRFDKANIALRLALKDRKKITIIGFLLQVVGFVIGYLFYPPAIFVGCVLSVAVSLSWPKIKKYL
- the cbiD gene encoding cobalt-precorrin-5B (C(1))-methyltransferase CbiD, with amino-acid sequence MEHHKNSEEKSGITTGSCATAASVAALLTILDKSPAVVNIIAPNSQLTAEIYDTKKLSDTQAEAIVEKPTYNDPDVTRGIKIVSQVCLTDNIGEVEITAGEGVGVVTKPGLQIPVGEYAINPVPRKMIKENIKRFLPDNKGAIVKIIIPEGKEIAPKTMNSRLGIIDGISILGTTGIARPMSNKAYTDSLRVQLDVASANGYEELLFVPGNIGTRIANERLVIDEDAIIEMSNFVGYMLDEADKMDAFKSITIFGHAGKLIKIAAGIFNTKQSVADARREIMTAYSGLCGADTNTLQRIFDCITTEDVIKILDENNLTTDVFELIGDKIEELCELKYNIKFHAIIVKMNGEILNPSKTDTIPFEWK
- a CDS encoding class I SAM-dependent methyltransferase produces the protein MMKERLEQCQKPHGEYGLEIIGDMNSHHEVISNYAMESIELAEDSKVIDIGCGGGVNIEKFLKRCPKGIVDGLDYSQLSVSESIKRNQEAVDSGRCHVYEANVLDIPLDDGIYDLASAFETIYFWKNLNKAFGEVYRILNDDGRFLIACDTDGNNPNDQKWIDILDDVRVYSKDELVKILKDVGFKKVDVFNRKEDYLLVIVAGK
- a CDS encoding MotA/TolQ/ExbB proton channel family protein yields the protein MAFFTGEILTNFINTIATSLLIPVLIVLVIIVIWTLVEIGILIAEYSKRNKLTDEQLDKIVDAISNAETTNQIEEVIRGSNLNKEYIDVLLKVLSGHRFSDNTMEAYSRKAIDSEEFALGRTLARTDIISRIGSGCGLLGTLIPLGPGLASLGSGDIATLSAQLIIAFNTTTVGLASSLIAYIMGKIRRSWYDEDMATVYVIAEAIAEKKL